The sequence CGGGATCCCATTCCAGCCCCAGCGCGTCGTACGCTTGGACCAGCACCTCCCGCAGGGGCCCGGAGTCCTCCACCACGATCACGGAGGAGAACAGCCAGGCCCCCGAGACGACCCGCTGGGCGGTACCCACGAGTTTGACCCGAGCACCGCCGTCGTACCCGGGGACCCCGTGCACGCTGTACTCCCCCGGACAGTACTCGCCCGGAATCTCACCCATGCCGGCGGTCACGCCGGCATCCCGCAGCGCCGCCGCCAGCAATTCGCCGAAGTAAGCGAAGCGGTGCCGGGACGCGGCGATGGCGTCGGCTTCCGGCTGGACATGGTCGATGACCAGGCACCCCCGGTGGTACGCCGCCGCGCGTCCCCCGGCCTTGCGCACCAGCGGCTCGAACCCCAGCGCACGGCAGTGCTCGGCGGCTTCGGCGAAGCCGGGCAAATGGGTATCGCGCTGGCCGAAGGCTACACTTGGCGCCGGCCGGTAGATCCGCACCGTCGCCCCCAGCCGGCCGGCCTTGGCCGCCTGCAGCATCCGCAGCCCGTAATCCAGGTCCTCCGCCGCGCCGAAGGACGTATCCTGCCGGATCCACGACAGCGAGCGGCGCAACTCTCCCGGCCACGCCGCGCCCGATCCGGAGGGCAAGGCTGTGGACGCCGCCGGGCTGGAGGTGCCTCCGAGGGACGCCTCCGGCCGCTTCGCCGCGCCGCCGGCCGCCAATTCAGTCGCCAACCGTCACTCCGCGCCAGAA is a genomic window of Arthrobacter sp. Marseille-P9274 containing:
- a CDS encoding lipoate--protein ligase family protein produces the protein MRRSLSWIRQDTSFGAAEDLDYGLRMLQAAKAGRLGATVRIYRPAPSVAFGQRDTHLPGFAEAAEHCRALGFEPLVRKAGGRAAAYHRGCLVIDHVQPEADAIAASRHRFAYFGELLAAALRDAGVTAGMGEIPGEYCPGEYSVHGVPGYDGGARVKLVGTAQRVVSGAWLFSSVIVVEDSGPLREVLVQAYDALGLEWDPATAGAADDLVPGIRVEAVERAVLARYRADWEPEESGFRVLLDRTGRPGD